From Veillonella dispar, one genomic window encodes:
- a CDS encoding shikimate kinase, whose translation MDIKEARKQIDSIDSVLVTEFEKRLTLIKEIGKYKDEHHLPLIDEERDESIIALHTENCKDKTLAPYIENYIKTVVSMSNEFLKEHMHKHIFLIGMPGAGKTTVGKMLAKELGRDFYDLDQTIQDKVGKSVQKIFIYDGKDAFSEYEYNTIKELIHNKPSVIATGGGTVTYDKTVKLMRNNGLVVFVNRDVNHILDDLDLEIRPLVKESIEYIFNVYEERYPLYEEVAHIKIGNEGSITDAVQEIIEALPNTEK comes from the coding sequence ATGGATATTAAAGAAGCTCGCAAACAAATAGATAGTATTGACTCCGTACTTGTTACAGAGTTTGAAAAACGTCTTACATTGATTAAAGAGATTGGTAAATATAAGGATGAACATCATTTACCACTCATTGATGAAGAACGTGATGAAAGTATTATTGCGTTGCATACTGAAAATTGCAAAGATAAAACATTGGCACCTTATATTGAAAATTATATAAAAACTGTTGTGTCTATGAGCAATGAGTTTTTAAAAGAGCATATGCATAAGCATATTTTCCTCATCGGCATGCCAGGTGCCGGTAAGACAACAGTTGGCAAAATGCTAGCTAAAGAATTAGGCCGAGACTTTTACGATCTAGATCAAACGATTCAAGATAAAGTTGGTAAATCTGTTCAAAAAATCTTTATTTATGATGGTAAAGATGCTTTTAGTGAATATGAATATAATACGATTAAGGAATTAATTCATAATAAACCATCTGTTATTGCTACTGGTGGTGGTACTGTTACTTATGATAAAACAGTTAAGCTAATGCGCAATAATGGTCTTGTTGTATTTGTTAATCGCGATGTGAATCATATCTTAGATGATTTGGATCTTGAAATTCGTCCACTTGTAAAAGAAAGTATTGAATATATCTTCAATGTATATGAAGAACGATACCCTTTATACGAAGAAGTGGCACATATCAAAATTGGTAATGAAGGTAGCATTACCGATGCGGTACAAGAAATTATTGAAGCTTTGCCTAATACGGAGAAATAA
- a CDS encoding bifunctional riboflavin kinase/FAD synthetase, with amino-acid sequence MKQIHSFDELRQIKDTKVYALGTFDGIHRGHQRVIHKAVDEAMAVNGVSIIITFEHHPLTILHPDRVPKRVIQEEIMDSVLEDLNVDYILRLPMTEELLKMSADDFLGALCTDMNVAAIVIGENFTFGAKGLGNPDYMKQVLADKNIQVLVQPLLPCDGLSTPISSTEIRKAIREGRLEDATHWLGRPFQFKGTVIKGDQRGRTLGFPTLNLLLPNEMATPPDGVYANRVCIDGIWYDGVGNIGDNPTFKNQYHRCEVHVFNFDQDIYGKEVIVQFISYLRGEVKFNNLQDLIDQMKVDEEQALAVLAKA; translated from the coding sequence ATGAAGCAAATACATTCGTTTGATGAACTGCGTCAAATCAAAGATACAAAAGTATATGCCCTAGGTACCTTTGATGGTATTCATCGAGGTCATCAACGAGTTATACACAAGGCCGTTGATGAGGCAATGGCAGTTAATGGTGTTAGTATAATCATTACCTTTGAACATCATCCACTAACTATACTACATCCAGATCGAGTTCCTAAACGGGTTATTCAAGAAGAGATTATGGATTCCGTTCTTGAAGATTTGAATGTAGACTATATTTTACGGTTGCCTATGACTGAAGAGTTACTAAAAATGAGTGCTGACGATTTTTTAGGCGCTCTTTGTACAGATATGAATGTAGCTGCTATTGTAATTGGAGAAAACTTTACATTTGGTGCTAAAGGTCTTGGTAATCCGGATTATATGAAACAAGTATTAGCGGATAAAAATATACAAGTTTTAGTGCAGCCCTTATTGCCTTGTGATGGACTTAGTACACCTATTTCAAGTACGGAGATTAGAAAAGCCATTCGAGAAGGGCGTTTGGAAGATGCTACTCATTGGCTTGGAAGACCATTCCAATTTAAAGGGACTGTAATTAAAGGTGATCAACGAGGACGCACATTAGGGTTCCCAACATTGAATTTGTTGCTTCCTAATGAAATGGCTACACCTCCAGATGGTGTATACGCTAATCGCGTGTGTATCGATGGTATTTGGTATGATGGGGTAGGTAATATTGGGGATAATCCTACATTTAAGAATCAGTACCATAGATGCGAAGTACATGTGTTTAACTTTGACCAAGATATATATGGAAAAGAAGTAATTGTACAATTTATTTCCTATCTTAGAGGGGAAGTTAAATTTAATAACTTACAAGATCTTATTGATCAAATGAAGGTAGATGAAGAACAGGCTCTAGCTGTTTTAGCTAAAGCATAA
- a CDS encoding tRNA pseudouridine synthase B, which yields MDGILPFLKPPGITSHDAVAICRRILKEKRIGHSGTLDPMAYGVLPVFLGKATRLIEYTEGFDKTYVAECKFGTFTDTEDSSGQQVLPDKDMVLRDGVLLNEYIQSSELSDAMLKPTFDELVNTLNTFIGVQNQRPSKYSAIKINGIRAYEYARKGIPVELPLRQIHIKHIELIAYGFPYFTVRVTCSGGTYIRSLLRDICVSLGIPGTMTSLARTQVGPFDIDSAKMAEELMLHGESLLLPTDTAVSHLSKVMVNSVQLKMMVQGKELPISSEFSYTEPEHYYRAYGPHGFIGIMKRTNHSLKVEKNIFIEG from the coding sequence ATGGATGGCATTTTACCATTTTTAAAACCTCCTGGAATAACAAGCCATGATGCTGTTGCCATTTGTCGCCGCATTTTAAAAGAAAAGCGCATTGGTCATAGTGGTACTTTAGATCCTATGGCCTATGGTGTGTTGCCCGTTTTTCTTGGTAAGGCTACGCGTCTTATTGAGTATACAGAGGGGTTTGATAAAACCTATGTGGCAGAATGTAAATTTGGTACTTTTACTGATACTGAAGATAGTTCTGGGCAACAGGTATTACCTGATAAAGATATGGTATTGCGAGACGGCGTTCTATTGAATGAATACATTCAAAGTTCAGAACTTTCCGATGCTATGCTTAAACCTACTTTTGATGAATTAGTTAATACATTAAATACCTTTATTGGTGTACAAAACCAGAGACCATCAAAATATTCTGCTATTAAGATAAATGGTATACGTGCTTATGAATATGCTCGTAAAGGGATTCCTGTAGAATTACCATTACGTCAGATTCATATTAAACATATTGAGCTGATAGCATATGGTTTTCCTTATTTTACAGTTCGTGTAACTTGTTCTGGAGGTACTTATATTCGTTCATTATTGCGTGATATCTGTGTTTCATTAGGTATACCAGGAACCATGACATCCTTGGCACGTACTCAAGTAGGACCATTTGATATTGATTCTGCTAAAATGGCTGAAGAGTTGATGCTTCATGGTGAAAGCCTATTGTTACCAACGGATACAGCCGTTTCTCATCTTTCAAAAGTAATGGTAAATAGTGTACAATTAAAGATGATGGTGCAAGGTAAGGAATTGCCTATTAGTAGCGAATTTTCTTATACTGAACCAGAACATTATTATAGAGCCTATGGTCCTCATGGATTTATAGGGATTATGAAACGAACTAACCACTCTTTGAAGGTGGAAAAAAATATTTTTATTGAAGGATAA
- a CDS encoding DHH family phosphoesterase: MSKITINQLHVALCEANSIMLTVHVRPDGDAIGSMVAFYEALVGQGKTVYMVVDDVVPEKYSFLRYTDHIHDVAYFETNPVDIDMLMVLDASTYERIGKVGALWSAPIFNIDHHISNTEFADHLYLKPNFAATGEIITYLCTKWNWPITESMGTALYMAIATDCGFFKFSNTTANTLEMAAKCVAAGARPNVISETIEAVSASRLELTKQVMQTIEFYKNNTVATIELNREAMTILGDDTDGFVDIIRNVDTVDIAILLKAEADDRTRVSLRSKGTDVNAIASNFGGGGHIRASGCTINLPLQEAKQALIEVIK; encoded by the coding sequence ATGAGTAAGATTACTATTAATCAATTACATGTGGCTCTGTGTGAAGCTAATTCTATTATGCTAACCGTCCATGTAAGACCTGATGGTGATGCTATCGGGTCCATGGTGGCCTTTTACGAAGCCCTTGTAGGGCAAGGTAAAACTGTATATATGGTAGTGGATGATGTAGTTCCTGAAAAGTACTCATTCTTACGATATACGGACCACATCCATGATGTAGCGTATTTTGAAACAAATCCTGTTGATATTGATATGCTAATGGTATTGGATGCTAGCACGTATGAGCGAATTGGCAAAGTAGGTGCACTATGGAGTGCACCTATTTTTAATATAGACCACCATATTTCTAATACGGAGTTTGCGGATCATCTATATTTAAAGCCTAATTTTGCTGCTACTGGTGAAATTATTACCTATTTATGTACAAAATGGAATTGGCCTATCACTGAGTCTATGGGCACTGCATTATATATGGCTATTGCTACAGACTGTGGTTTCTTTAAGTTCAGTAATACCACAGCCAATACTTTAGAAATGGCTGCAAAATGTGTAGCAGCTGGTGCTAGACCTAATGTTATTTCTGAAACGATTGAAGCTGTGTCTGCCAGTCGTCTTGAATTAACAAAACAAGTTATGCAAACTATCGAGTTTTACAAGAATAACACCGTGGCTACAATCGAGTTGAATCGTGAAGCCATGACAATTCTTGGGGATGATACGGATGGTTTTGTAGATATTATTAGAAACGTTGATACTGTTGATATAGCTATTTTATTAAAAGCTGAAGCTGATGATAGAACGCGGGTAAGCTTGCGTTCTAAAGGAACTGACGTGAATGCTATAGCTAGCAATTTTGGCGGTGGCGGACATATTCGAGCTTCCGGTTGTACCATTAATTTACCATTACAGGAAGCAAAACAAGCTCTTATTGAGGTGATTAAATAA
- the rbfA gene encoding 30S ribosome-binding factor RbfA, which translates to MSDVRVRKLQEFIKQEVSQMLMRGLKDPRIGFTTITDVHVTGDLREATIYVSLFGSDKEKEDTLIALKHAAGHIRTELGKVLKLRHIPSITFDKDTSLDYSMHIESLLNEIKKDEEKN; encoded by the coding sequence ATGAGTGACGTTCGTGTCAGAAAATTACAAGAATTCATCAAACAAGAGGTAAGTCAAATGTTGATGCGTGGATTGAAAGATCCTCGCATTGGCTTTACTACTATTACCGATGTTCATGTAACCGGTGATTTACGAGAGGCTACAATTTACGTTTCCTTGTTTGGTTCCGATAAGGAAAAAGAAGATACTCTTATCGCTTTAAAGCATGCAGCAGGCCATATTCGTACTGAGCTTGGCAAAGTACTTAAGTTGCGCCATATTCCTTCTATCACATTTGATAAGGATACGTCTTTAGACTATAGCATGCATATTGAATCCCTTTTGAATGAAATCAAAAAGGACGAAGAAAAAAATTAA
- the infB gene encoding translation initiation factor IF-2, translating into MSKKRVHEIAKEFGVESKQVISILQQHNVNVTKAVNSVDDSGYEIVKKQLGKKSKAPKVAQKTEQKVEQKSAPTAAHKQEAAPHKQQHQNRSNEHKKDNYKQGGQKQDDQSKQNDHKKGNVRHVQISEPTRKSEGNQQSGDRANNRPNNNRNNDNRNNGRPNDARNNDNRNNDNRNNDNRNSNNNDRRNKKNKKGGNNRPQSLLSTSMQKKKNRVKHRNEQYLQQKAEAERKAEAAIATEIELSGPLTVKELAEKMGREVSEIIKKLMLLGVMASINQEVDVDTATIVAEEFGVTVTEVEPEEDPTDVIEIEDAPETLKPRPPVVTIMGHVDHGKTSLLDVIRQTNVTAGEAGGITQHIGAYQVRYNDNKITFLDTPGHEAFTAMRLRGAKSTDIAVLVVAADDGVMPQTIEAINHAKSADVPIIVAINKMDKPGANPDHVKQQLSEHGLLPEEWGGDVIMVPVSAKQKQGIDDLLENILLVAEVMELKANPNRKAYGVVIEAQLDKGRGAVCTVLVQKGSLRVGDTVLAGTAYGKVRAMTNERGEKVKVARPSMPVEILGFSEVPQAGEIINGMDDNEARAIAEKRIAKQRVQELQATHKVTLDDIFNQIQQGELKDLNIIIKADVQGSVEALRQSLEGIKNPEVRIVIVHAAVGAINESDIMLASASNAIVMGFNVRPDANVRRAAENEKVDLRTYRVIYDAINDVESAMRGMLAPQFKEVVVGRAEVRQVISTPKAIVAGSYVTEGRITNDSEVRLIRDGIVVFEGKVDSLRRFKDEVKEVKTSFECGISLEGYRDIKEGDVIEAYLMEEVAPQI; encoded by the coding sequence ATGTCCAAAAAGCGCGTCCATGAAATCGCCAAAGAGTTCGGCGTAGAAAGTAAGCAGGTTATTTCTATTTTGCAACAACATAATGTAAATGTTACTAAAGCAGTTAATTCTGTAGATGATTCTGGTTATGAAATTGTTAAAAAACAATTAGGTAAGAAATCTAAAGCACCTAAAGTAGCACAAAAAACAGAACAAAAAGTAGAACAAAAATCTGCTCCAACTGCAGCTCATAAACAAGAAGCTGCACCACATAAACAACAACATCAAAATCGTTCTAACGAACACAAAAAGGATAATTACAAACAAGGTGGTCAAAAACAAGACGATCAATCTAAACAAAATGACCATAAAAAGGGCAATGTACGTCATGTACAAATCTCTGAGCCTACACGTAAATCCGAAGGTAACCAACAATCTGGTGACCGCGCTAATAACCGCCCTAACAACAACAGAAATAATGATAATCGTAATAACGGTCGCCCTAATGATGCTCGTAATAACGATAATCGCAATAACGACAATCGAAACAATGATAACCGCAATTCTAATAACAATGATCGTCGTAACAAGAAGAATAAAAAAGGTGGCAATAACCGCCCTCAATCCTTGTTATCTACATCTATGCAAAAGAAAAAGAATCGCGTAAAACATCGTAACGAACAATACTTACAACAAAAAGCTGAAGCTGAACGTAAGGCTGAAGCAGCGATTGCTACAGAAATCGAATTATCTGGTCCTTTAACTGTTAAAGAACTAGCTGAAAAAATGGGTCGCGAAGTATCTGAAATCATCAAAAAATTGATGCTTTTAGGTGTTATGGCTAGCATTAACCAAGAGGTTGATGTTGATACAGCTACAATCGTAGCTGAAGAATTTGGTGTAACTGTAACAGAAGTAGAACCTGAAGAAGATCCAACAGATGTTATTGAAATTGAAGATGCACCAGAAACATTGAAACCTCGTCCTCCAGTTGTTACTATCATGGGTCACGTTGACCATGGTAAAACATCCTTATTGGACGTAATTCGTCAAACTAATGTAACAGCAGGCGAAGCAGGTGGTATCACCCAACATATCGGTGCATACCAAGTTCGTTATAACGACAATAAAATTACATTCCTTGATACTCCAGGTCATGAAGCGTTTACGGCTATGCGTCTTCGTGGTGCAAAATCTACAGATATCGCAGTTCTTGTAGTAGCTGCCGATGATGGTGTAATGCCTCAAACTATTGAAGCCATTAACCATGCTAAATCTGCTGATGTACCAATTATTGTTGCTATCAACAAAATGGATAAACCAGGTGCTAACCCAGACCATGTTAAACAACAATTGTCTGAACATGGCCTTTTACCAGAAGAATGGGGCGGCGATGTAATCATGGTTCCAGTTTCTGCTAAACAAAAACAAGGTATCGACGACTTGCTCGAAAATATTTTGCTCGTAGCAGAAGTTATGGAATTAAAAGCGAATCCTAACCGTAAAGCTTACGGCGTGGTTATCGAGGCTCAACTTGATAAAGGTCGTGGTGCTGTATGTACCGTATTAGTACAAAAAGGTTCCCTTCGTGTAGGTGACACTGTACTTGCTGGTACTGCTTATGGTAAAGTACGTGCCATGACAAATGAACGCGGTGAAAAGGTAAAAGTAGCTCGTCCTTCTATGCCAGTAGAAATCTTGGGCTTCTCAGAAGTTCCACAAGCTGGTGAAATCATCAATGGTATGGATGATAACGAAGCACGTGCAATCGCAGAAAAACGTATTGCTAAACAACGCGTTCAAGAATTGCAAGCTACTCATAAAGTTACATTGGATGATATCTTCAATCAAATTCAACAAGGTGAGTTAAAAGATCTTAATATCATCATTAAAGCAGACGTTCAAGGCTCTGTAGAAGCATTGCGTCAATCCTTGGAAGGCATTAAAAATCCTGAAGTACGTATCGTTATCGTTCATGCTGCAGTAGGTGCTATTAATGAATCCGATATCATGTTGGCTTCTGCATCTAATGCGATCGTTATGGGCTTCAATGTACGTCCTGATGCTAATGTACGTCGCGCTGCAGAAAATGAAAAAGTTGACCTTCGTACATATCGCGTAATCTACGATGCTATTAATGACGTTGAGTCTGCGATGCGTGGTATGTTGGCTCCTCAATTCAAAGAGGTTGTCGTTGGTCGTGCAGAGGTACGTCAAGTTATTTCTACACCAAAAGCTATCGTTGCCGGTTCTTATGTAACAGAAGGTCGTATTACTAACGATTCTGAAGTACGTTTGATCCGTGATGGTATTGTTGTATTTGAAGGTAAGGTTGACTCTTTACGTCGATTCAAAGACGAAGTAAAAGAAGTTAAAACATCCTTCGAATGTGGTATCTCCTTAGAAGGTTACCGCGATATCAAGGAAGGCGACGTAATTGAAGCGTACTTGATGGAAGAAGTTGCACCTCAAATATAG
- a CDS encoding L7Ae/L30e/S12e/Gadd45 family ribosomal protein produces MNEDKILNLLGLAQRAGKVISGDFIVEKAIKRKEPKLVLLAGDCAANNEKKYTQLAETHHIPLHSIANKEALGTAIGKEVRVVVAVLDDGFAKALLKEIDR; encoded by the coding sequence ATGAATGAAGATAAAATTTTGAATCTCTTAGGTCTAGCACAACGAGCAGGTAAAGTTATTTCCGGTGATTTCATCGTAGAAAAGGCTATAAAGAGAAAGGAACCGAAATTGGTACTTCTCGCTGGTGACTGTGCAGCCAACAATGAAAAGAAATATACTCAATTAGCAGAGACACATCATATTCCACTTCATAGTATTGCCAATAAAGAGGCCTTAGGAACGGCCATTGGTAAGGAAGTTAGGGTAGTAGTCGCCGTACTAGATGATGGATTTGCAAAGGCATTATTAAAAGAGATTGATCGATAA
- the rnpM gene encoding RNase P modulator RnpM: protein MKPKSQPMRTCVGCGEPKAKRELIRVALSPDGNISIDRTGKAPGRGAYLCESMSCFEQAYKAKRLERSLKHSVSKEIYEALQRDLQENE from the coding sequence ATGAAACCGAAATCCCAACCTATGCGAACTTGTGTAGGATGTGGTGAGCCTAAGGCGAAACGTGAATTGATTCGTGTAGCTTTGAGCCCAGACGGTAACATCAGTATTGATCGCACTGGTAAAGCACCAGGACGTGGAGCCTATCTATGTGAATCCATGTCGTGCTTTGAGCAAGCTTATAAGGCAAAACGATTAGAACGGTCATTAAAGCATAGTGTATCAAAAGAGATATACGAAGCGTTACAACGTGATTTACAAGAGAATGAGTAA
- the nusA gene encoding transcription termination factor NusA produces MSQELIQAVMVLTKQKGFAPEVIFESLEAALLQAYRKEPTSNPDAYVVIDRETGDYKVMAKKQVVETVELPETEISLLEARKIDKRFEIGDVVEVDVTPANFGRSAAHTAKQMLIQRLKEAERSVVYEEYYSREGDIITGVITRVEGKNVFINLGKTEAILPPTEQIATETYREGDRIKCYIVEVKKTTKGPQIMISRTHPGLLKRLFELEVPEIYEGVVELKSVAREPGMRSKIAVYSRDENVDPVGACVGPKGQRVQHIVDELHDEKIDIVKWDEDPAIYIANSLSPAKVVSVDVSEEEKSSYVVVPDYQLSLAIGKAGQNARLAAKLTNWKIDIKSETQAAEEPFTGFGNAEDGE; encoded by the coding sequence GTGAGTCAAGAATTAATTCAAGCGGTAATGGTGCTTACAAAGCAAAAAGGTTTTGCTCCTGAGGTTATTTTTGAATCCTTAGAGGCTGCATTGTTGCAAGCATATCGCAAAGAACCAACATCTAATCCAGATGCGTACGTTGTGATTGACCGTGAAACAGGCGATTATAAAGTAATGGCTAAAAAACAAGTAGTGGAAACTGTGGAATTGCCAGAAACAGAAATTAGCTTGTTAGAAGCGCGCAAAATTGACAAACGTTTTGAAATTGGCGACGTAGTAGAAGTCGATGTTACTCCAGCTAACTTTGGCCGTAGTGCTGCCCATACTGCAAAACAAATGCTTATTCAACGTTTGAAAGAGGCTGAACGCAGCGTAGTATACGAAGAATACTATAGCCGTGAAGGCGATATCATTACTGGCGTTATTACACGTGTTGAAGGTAAAAATGTATTTATCAATTTAGGTAAAACAGAAGCAATCTTGCCTCCTACTGAGCAAATTGCTACAGAAACATATCGCGAAGGAGATCGCATTAAATGCTATATCGTAGAGGTTAAGAAAACTACGAAAGGGCCTCAAATCATGATTTCCCGCACACATCCTGGTTTATTAAAACGCCTCTTTGAGTTAGAGGTACCAGAAATTTATGAAGGTGTGGTAGAGCTTAAATCCGTAGCTCGTGAGCCAGGTATGCGTTCTAAGATTGCTGTTTATAGCCGCGATGAAAATGTTGACCCAGTAGGTGCTTGCGTAGGTCCTAAAGGTCAACGTGTACAACATATCGTTGATGAGTTACATGATGAAAAGATTGATATCGTTAAATGGGATGAAGATCCAGCAATTTATATCGCAAACTCTTTGAGTCCAGCAAAGGTTGTATCTGTTGATGTAAGTGAAGAAGAAAAATCCTCTTACGTTGTAGTTCCTGATTATCAATTATCCTTAGCCATTGGTAAAGCTGGTCAAAATGCTCGTCTAGCTGCGAAGTTAACAAACTGGAAAATCGATATTAAAAGCGAAACTCAAGCTGCTGAAGAACCTTTTACAGGTTTTGGCAATGCTGAGGATGGTGAATAG
- the rimP gene encoding ribosome maturation factor RimP, whose protein sequence is MKREAVEEFVSSVVEGIIAGTEMELVDVDYVRERDWYLRVYLDKPGGVDLDDCQLVSEKLSAVLDEKDPITENYLLEVSSPGLDRVLKKDKDLVRYNGRDVDIQLFKPINGSKQFTGVLEGFTDTTIDFTINGESMTFERSAIAQIRLHLDF, encoded by the coding sequence ATGAAGAGAGAAGCAGTAGAGGAATTTGTATCCTCTGTAGTTGAAGGTATTATAGCCGGCACCGAAATGGAACTAGTCGATGTAGATTACGTTCGTGAACGCGATTGGTATTTACGTGTCTATCTCGACAAACCAGGTGGTGTGGATTTGGATGACTGTCAGTTGGTTAGCGAAAAACTAAGTGCTGTGCTCGACGAAAAAGATCCAATTACGGAAAACTATTTATTGGAAGTATCTTCTCCAGGCCTAGATCGAGTTCTTAAGAAGGATAAGGATTTGGTTCGCTATAATGGTCGTGATGTTGATATCCAGCTATTTAAACCGATTAATGGCAGTAAGCAATTTACTGGTGTATTAGAAGGTTTTACAGACACAACTATCGATTTTACTATCAATGGCGAAAGCATGACATTCGAACGGTCTGCCATTGCACAAATTCGATTACATCTTGATTTTTAA
- a CDS encoding lytic transglycosylase domain-containing protein encodes MKRATATALSCVVLGWFYFAHLDDPLARQVAYPFNYRDVVMAAAEKEQVPPSLVASVILAESKYKNTAESETGALGLMQLMPDTARWVAQQVGHGNYTDRQLKEPETNIELGTWYLGHLLKEFNGDEVQALAAYNAGRGHVESWINENKWNGMVDTIPFPETRSYVKAVLQYQQKYEALYGNDY; translated from the coding sequence ATGAAACGTGCAACGGCAACGGCGTTATCGTGCGTCGTACTTGGGTGGTTTTATTTTGCTCATTTAGATGATCCTTTAGCGCGTCAAGTGGCGTACCCCTTTAACTATAGAGATGTAGTGATGGCTGCAGCTGAGAAGGAACAGGTTCCACCATCCTTGGTGGCTAGTGTTATCTTAGCTGAAAGCAAATATAAGAATACTGCTGAGTCAGAAACAGGTGCTCTTGGATTGATGCAACTCATGCCAGATACAGCACGTTGGGTTGCTCAACAAGTTGGTCATGGTAATTATACAGATCGTCAGCTAAAAGAGCCTGAAACAAATATCGAGTTAGGAACATGGTATCTAGGCCATTTATTAAAAGAATTTAATGGCGATGAGGTGCAGGCGTTAGCTGCGTATAATGCGGGACGCGGCCATGTCGAATCCTGGATTAATGAGAACAAATGGAATGGCATGGTTGATACTATACCATTTCCAGAAACACGTAGCTATGTAAAAGCTGTTTTACAGTATCAACAGAAATATGAGGCATTATATGGAAACGATTATTGA
- the coaE gene encoding dephospho-CoA kinase (Dephospho-CoA kinase (CoaE) performs the final step in coenzyme A biosynthesis.): protein MFKIGLTGGIASGKSTVLTYFKDKGIPYIDADIVAREVVEPGTKGLKAIVDTFGSHVLQDDGTLNREALGAIVFHNEEKRQLLNSCLKTHIRNRILELTSQYESVNTPILIYDIPLLIEGEWYTMMDEVWLVYVNEPTQKDRLMSRNGYTKEDALARINSQMRLDDKRSYADLIIDNNGTPQALTAKLDTIWSERLEPILQKPQ from the coding sequence ATGTTTAAAATAGGCTTAACTGGTGGTATTGCATCAGGCAAGAGTACAGTCCTTACCTATTTTAAGGACAAAGGAATACCCTATATCGATGCTGATATTGTAGCTCGCGAAGTAGTAGAGCCAGGGACTAAGGGCTTAAAGGCCATTGTAGATACCTTTGGTTCTCATGTTTTACAGGATGATGGCACACTCAATCGTGAAGCGCTTGGTGCTATAGTCTTTCACAATGAAGAAAAACGACAATTATTAAATAGCTGTCTAAAAACGCATATTCGCAATCGTATTTTGGAATTAACATCTCAATATGAATCGGTTAATACACCGATTTTAATCTATGATATTCCATTACTCATAGAGGGGGAATGGTATACCATGATGGATGAGGTTTGGCTTGTTTATGTAAACGAGCCTACTCAGAAAGATCGCTTAATGAGTCGCAATGGATATACCAAAGAGGATGCTTTGGCTCGCATTAATAGTCAAATGCGACTAGACGATAAACGCTCTTATGCAGATCTAATTATTGATAATAATGGTACGCCTCAGGCTTTGACCGCAAAATTAGATACAATTTGGAGTGAGCGTCTAGAGCCGATTTTACAAAAACCTCAATAA